A part of Methanomassiliicoccales archaeon genomic DNA contains:
- a CDS encoding rhomboid family intramembrane serine protease: MGIVALACIVIIMAGIILGWNKRFGYVQMLVFTNLLVFFVMVVGEAITDDVVLPELGARPVYLTTGERPWTILTHMFSHASFVHVIGNVLFMFLIGVQLEYRVGRSRAFVIYFLSGLVALFAESFILGLGSKVLMVGASGAVSGLIGAIFMLYPRDRIPMLLGPIFLLNVPVYLAAGGFLATQLVLDLASISSGPAGGVAYGAHLAGFVAGMILAVALPRPVTRAREKADLSTLEELATTDDLRAELERIKNETEPAVRDVWLEHFINRAKCPQCGEGMKLKGVKAVCRNGHEVRLR, translated from the coding sequence ATGGGCATTGTCGCTTTGGCCTGCATCGTCATCATCATGGCGGGCATCATATTGGGATGGAACAAGCGGTTCGGATACGTGCAGATGTTGGTGTTCACCAACCTCCTGGTCTTCTTCGTGATGGTCGTCGGTGAGGCCATCACCGACGATGTCGTCCTTCCGGAGCTCGGTGCGCGTCCAGTATACCTTACGACAGGGGAGAGGCCCTGGACCATCCTGACCCATATGTTCTCGCATGCCAGCTTTGTGCACGTCATCGGCAACGTGCTGTTCATGTTCCTGATAGGGGTCCAACTGGAGTATCGGGTCGGGAGATCAAGGGCCTTCGTTATCTACTTCTTATCAGGGTTGGTGGCATTGTTTGCGGAGTCCTTCATATTGGGCCTTGGCTCCAAGGTCCTCATGGTAGGGGCCTCGGGGGCGGTATCCGGCCTCATTGGCGCGATATTCATGCTTTATCCTCGGGACAGGATCCCGATGCTACTGGGCCCTATATTCCTACTGAACGTACCGGTCTATCTGGCAGCAGGTGGATTCCTGGCCACACAGTTGGTGCTTGACCTGGCATCGATAAGCAGCGGCCCAGCTGGGGGAGTGGCATATGGTGCGCATCTGGCAGGTTTTGTGGCGGGGATGATACTTGCAGTTGCTCTTCCCCGTCCGGTCACAAGAGCGAGGGAGAAGGCCGACCTCTCTACGCTGGAAGAGCTTGCCACGACGGACGACCTCAGGGCGGAGCTGGAGAGGATCAAGAACGAGACCGAACCTGCCGTCAGGGATGTCTGGTTGGAGCATTTCATCAATAGAGCAAAATGCCCTCAATGCGGTGAGGGCATGAAGCTCAAAGGCGTCAAGGCGGTCTGCAGGAATGGTCATGAGGTGAGGTTGAGATGA
- the gatD gene encoding Glu-tRNA(Gln) amidotransferase subunit GatD, protein MSYSKMAIVLLQAAKAEEGDLIEVTSDGRTYQGILMPHHEFSGEDVIVIKQKSGYNIGVRLKMGATIKVLAKKEEKVKPSRHFVMDPALRTVSVLGTGGTIASFVDYRTGAVHPALSADDLISAVPEISEICNVKAKVLFSIFSENMDPEAWRAIARAVFNELKDGSDAVIIPHGTDTLAYTSAALSFMLEGLDRPVVLVGAQRSSDRPSSDSYTNLISAARFCIETAMPGVYVLMHGSISDTTAFVHKGTRVRKMHSSRRDAFKSINDSPVATVFFDGKIEVRHAPSVKGGGLVLKDSIERSVVLLQFYPGMDPAAFKQLMLSHKGVVIAGSGLGHVSSAMVNVLGEVVSKGVPVFMTTQCLGGSVNLNVYATGRDLINAGVVPLGDMLPETATVKLMWALGQTSSPEAVRELMTTDLRGEMSQRRGIDG, encoded by the coding sequence ATGAGCTATTCAAAAATGGCCATAGTTCTTTTACAGGCCGCAAAGGCCGAAGAGGGGGACCTGATTGAGGTCACATCGGATGGGCGAACGTACCAGGGCATACTCATGCCCCATCATGAGTTCAGCGGCGAAGATGTCATCGTCATCAAGCAAAAAAGCGGTTACAACATAGGGGTCAGACTGAAGATGGGAGCGACCATTAAGGTGTTGGCAAAAAAGGAGGAGAAGGTCAAACCCTCCAGGCATTTTGTAATGGACCCGGCGCTCAGGACAGTGTCGGTCCTTGGTACTGGCGGTACGATAGCGTCCTTTGTGGATTATAGGACGGGGGCGGTACATCCCGCCCTGTCTGCTGACGACCTCATCAGCGCCGTACCCGAGATATCGGAGATATGCAATGTGAAGGCCAAGGTCCTGTTCTCCATTTTCAGCGAGAACATGGACCCTGAGGCGTGGAGGGCCATTGCCCGTGCCGTCTTCAATGAGCTAAAGGACGGTTCGGACGCGGTGATCATACCACACGGGACCGACACGTTGGCATACACATCCGCCGCCCTTTCGTTCATGTTGGAGGGGCTCGACCGCCCGGTCGTGCTGGTAGGCGCACAAAGGTCCTCAGACCGGCCTTCGTCGGATTCCTACACCAACCTGATCTCGGCGGCCAGGTTCTGTATCGAGACGGCCATGCCCGGGGTCTATGTGCTGATGCACGGGTCGATTTCGGACACCACCGCCTTCGTGCATAAGGGGACAAGGGTGAGGAAGATGCACTCCAGCCGAAGGGATGCCTTCAAGAGCATCAACGACTCCCCGGTCGCAACAGTCTTTTTCGATGGGAAGATAGAGGTAAGGCACGCCCCCTCAGTGAAGGGGGGAGGGCTCGTCCTTAAGGACAGCATCGAGAGGAGCGTCGTGCTGTTGCAGTTCTATCCAGGGATGGACCCCGCTGCTTTCAAGCAGCTGATGCTGTCGCACAAAGGGGTCGTCATCGCAGGCTCGGGGTTGGGCCACGTGTCCTCTGCAATGGTGAACGTCCTGGGGGAGGTGGTCTCCAAGGGCGTTCCTGTTTTCATGACGACGCAGTGCCTCGGAGGAAGCGTCAATCTGAATGTCTATGCGACGGGCCGGGACCTCATCAACGCAGGCGTTGTCCCGCTGGGGGATATGCTGCCGGAGACGGCCACCGTGAAGCTGATGTGGGCGCTGGGCCAGACCAGCTCACCTGAGGCTGTGAGGGAACTGATGACCACCGACCTGAGGGGCGAGATGTCCCAGAGGAGGGGGATAGATGGCTGA
- the gatE gene encoding Glu-tRNA(Gln) amidotransferase subunit GatE: MAERVTVGIEIHQQLDTNKLFCSCPSELVEEEGATIYRRLRPSQSEMGEVDRAALAQAARRMSFRYQCPSSRCCLVEADEEPPHDADGDALRTTLTVAEMTGCKVIDEVHFMRKIVIDGSNTSGFQRTALVAIDGHIEVGGKKVRIQSICLEEDAARKVETKGSEVTYRLDRLGIPLIEIATGPDMHDPEEVKDVAVRIGSILRATKMVKRGLGTIREDLNISIPGGARVEIKGAQELKLLPIYVEKEIERQSSLLKIRDELKARGVRKVAIELVDCTEVLKGCRSKVISSALAKGGKVYGVALPGFEGLLKSSDGKLRLGSEMAQYAKTKGVAGIFHTDELPGYGILQEEVDALRSHLGLPKGCAFAICADEEAKASSALKLAAERAYMALDGVPEETRDPLPDGTSAYSRPLPGAGRMYPETDVRPIPVPREMLDSIRASLPELPEAKIRRFVERYGIHEQQSRQIVREGNEELFEDLASRYGMASVAARMLLNIFPEMEKEGLDPSKVSEGDIDILFKALYEGRFTKEALPDMLKKVAGGIKAEEAVKELSSKALSISDIEAAIDRIILERAAFVNEKGMGAVGPLMSFVMAELRGKVDGRQANELLRRRIELFLSKEKA, encoded by the coding sequence ATGGCTGAGAGGGTCACCGTAGGCATCGAGATACATCAGCAGCTCGATACAAACAAGCTGTTCTGCTCCTGCCCATCGGAACTGGTGGAGGAGGAGGGCGCCACGATATACAGGCGCCTTAGACCTTCACAGAGCGAGATGGGGGAGGTTGACAGGGCTGCACTGGCCCAGGCAGCCCGAAGGATGAGCTTCAGATATCAATGCCCCAGCTCGAGATGTTGTCTCGTGGAGGCGGACGAGGAGCCGCCACATGATGCGGACGGCGATGCATTGCGCACCACGCTGACGGTCGCGGAGATGACAGGGTGCAAGGTCATCGACGAGGTCCATTTCATGAGGAAGATAGTCATCGACGGTTCCAACACCAGCGGTTTCCAGAGGACGGCCTTGGTGGCCATTGACGGTCATATCGAGGTCGGAGGAAAAAAAGTAAGGATACAGTCGATCTGCCTGGAGGAGGACGCGGCGAGGAAAGTGGAGACTAAAGGGTCGGAGGTGACGTACAGGCTCGACAGGCTCGGTATCCCGCTCATTGAGATCGCCACAGGGCCGGACATGCACGACCCCGAAGAGGTCAAGGACGTCGCGGTACGCATCGGATCCATACTCAGGGCGACCAAAATGGTCAAAAGGGGCCTTGGGACGATAAGGGAGGACCTGAACATCTCGATCCCCGGCGGGGCCAGGGTCGAGATCAAGGGGGCGCAGGAGCTGAAGCTGCTCCCGATATATGTCGAGAAAGAGATCGAAAGACAGTCATCGCTCCTCAAGATAAGGGACGAGCTCAAGGCAAGAGGTGTGAGAAAGGTAGCAATCGAGTTGGTCGATTGCACGGAGGTCTTGAAGGGATGCCGCTCCAAGGTGATATCTTCGGCCTTGGCCAAAGGAGGAAAGGTCTATGGCGTCGCTCTGCCAGGCTTCGAGGGCCTATTGAAGAGCTCTGATGGAAAGTTGCGCCTAGGCTCCGAGATGGCACAGTATGCCAAGACCAAAGGGGTGGCAGGGATATTCCACACCGATGAGCTGCCTGGCTACGGTATCCTTCAAGAGGAGGTGGACGCCCTGAGGTCTCATCTGGGATTGCCCAAGGGATGTGCGTTCGCCATCTGCGCCGACGAAGAGGCGAAGGCGTCGTCAGCGTTGAAGCTCGCCGCAGAGAGGGCATATATGGCCTTGGATGGTGTGCCAGAGGAGACCAGGGACCCCTTGCCGGACGGTACCTCGGCGTACAGCAGGCCCCTTCCAGGGGCCGGAAGGATGTACCCAGAGACGGACGTAAGACCGATCCCTGTCCCTAGGGAGATGCTCGATTCCATACGCGCCTCCCTGCCCGAACTGCCAGAGGCAAAGATCAGACGTTTCGTCGAAAGATACGGCATCCATGAACAGCAGTCAAGACAGATCGTCAGGGAGGGCAATGAAGAACTGTTCGAGGACCTGGCCTCAAGATATGGAATGGCCTCTGTTGCGGCCAGGATGCTGCTGAACATCTTCCCTGAGATGGAGAAGGAAGGTCTCGACCCCTCGAAGGTCTCGGAGGGCGACATCGACATTCTCTTCAAGGCATTGTACGAAGGAAGGTTCACCAAGGAGGCATTGCCAGATATGCTAAAGAAGGTGGCGGGCGGTATAAAGGCCGAGGAGGCCGTGAAGGAGTTGAGCTCCAAGGCGCTCAGCATATCTGACATCGAGGCCGCCATAGATAGGATAATACTCGAGAGGGCCGCCTTTGTGAACGAGAAAGGCATGGGCGCCGTGGGCCCGCTGATGTCCTTCGTCATGGCCGAGCTCAGGGGCAAGGTGGACGGCAGACAGGCCAACGAACTGCTCAGAAGAAGGATCGAACTTTTCCTTTCGAAGGAGAAGGCCTGA
- a CDS encoding MBL fold metallo-hydrolase, producing MSLRVEVLCTGWIIKEHGMVVEAHSTSSVVLGGKDVIVVDTSDGVMRREIEHNLERLGLVPEDISVVVSTHLHHDHVSNDDLFPRARKIAHEGEGPASGREMMKEDELQLGAGIRIVHTPGHTRGAVSVFVEADKRIVIAGDALPTKDNYVKMVPPGLNYDPELAMESIRKIVGWADVVVPGHGPPFMVRH from the coding sequence ATGAGCCTCAGGGTAGAGGTCCTCTGCACGGGTTGGATCATCAAAGAACATGGTATGGTGGTCGAGGCCCACTCGACGTCATCGGTCGTGCTCGGAGGTAAGGATGTGATCGTGGTGGACACCAGCGATGGTGTGATGAGGAGGGAGATCGAGCATAACCTTGAAAGGCTCGGCCTTGTTCCTGAAGACATCTCGGTAGTGGTCAGCACCCACCTTCATCACGACCACGTCTCGAACGACGACCTTTTCCCTCGCGCACGGAAGATAGCCCATGAAGGTGAGGGCCCTGCATCGGGCCGTGAGATGATGAAGGAGGACGAGCTACAGCTGGGGGCAGGGATAAGGATCGTGCATACACCCGGCCACACAAGAGGGGCGGTGAGCGTTTTCGTGGAGGCCGATAAGCGCATCGTCATCGCGGGGGACGCCCTTCCGACGAAGGACAACTATGTCAAGATGGTGCCCCCGGGCCTTAACTATGACCCAGAGCTGGCTATGGAGAGCATCAGGAAGATAGTAGGATGGGCCGATGTGGTGGTGCCAGGGCACGGACCGCCCTTCATGGTCCGCCATTGA
- a CDS encoding protein-L-isoaspartate(D-aspartate) O-methyltransferase, which yields MTMEKERKEMVDRLVKAGIIRDAGVRRAMQAVERHLFVPKGLEHIAYIDRPLGIGHDQTISAPHMVAIMVQALELRPGMKVLEVGGGSGYHAAVIAEMVRPGGKVFSVERIAELAMAARENLRRSGHDDVVEVVIGDGSKGLPDRAPFDRISVAAASPNIPMPLVDELAEGGFLIIPVGGALGQDLVLMTKKDGRLHRKSLGPVIFVPLVGEHGYESEGPSM from the coding sequence ATGACCATGGAGAAGGAAAGAAAGGAAATGGTGGACCGCCTGGTGAAGGCCGGCATCATCAGGGATGCCGGCGTCCGAAGGGCGATGCAGGCCGTCGAACGTCACCTCTTCGTTCCGAAAGGCCTCGAGCATATCGCGTATATCGACCGCCCTTTAGGCATCGGTCATGATCAGACGATATCCGCACCCCATATGGTGGCGATCATGGTCCAGGCGTTGGAACTAAGGCCGGGCATGAAGGTCCTGGAGGTCGGCGGGGGGTCAGGCTACCACGCTGCCGTCATCGCCGAGATGGTGAGGCCCGGAGGGAAGGTGTTCTCCGTGGAAAGGATCGCGGAGCTCGCAATGGCGGCGAGGGAGAACCTGAGGAGGTCTGGCCATGATGACGTGGTGGAGGTGGTCATCGGTGACGGGTCCAAAGGACTTCCGGACAGGGCGCCCTTCGACAGGATATCGGTGGCCGCGGCGAGCCCTAACATCCCGATGCCGCTCGTGGACGAGCTCGCAGAGGGGGGCTTTTTGATCATCCCGGTGGGCGGTGCGTTGGGGCAGGACCTTGTCCTGATGACCAAGAAGGACGGTAGGCTCCACAGAAAGAGCCTGGGGCCTGTGATCTTCGTTCCCTTGGTGGGCGAACACGGTTATGAAAGTGAAGGCCCGAGTATGTAG
- a CDS encoding methyltransferase produces MLKDERLRFRYCDGVYVPAEDTYLMLSAVQVNRDDRVLEMGTGSGLIAVHCASAGAIVTAADVDPLAVDCAKANAATNDVIVNVVESDLFSNISGKFDLIIFNPPYLRGEAKTDEDRAWAGGAEGTDVLHRFLVEAVEHLTEGGRILIITSSDMDQGSLDKVLRDFSVKELSSMRLFFEELKVLELRPSPSKGKVRSFF; encoded by the coding sequence ATGCTGAAGGACGAGAGGCTCAGGTTCAGATACTGCGATGGCGTGTATGTCCCGGCCGAAGACACCTATCTTATGCTGAGCGCTGTCCAGGTAAATAGGGACGATAGGGTGCTTGAGATGGGTACAGGCTCCGGACTGATAGCTGTCCATTGTGCCAGTGCTGGAGCTATTGTGACCGCGGCCGACGTGGACCCTTTGGCCGTTGACTGTGCGAAGGCCAACGCGGCAACGAACGACGTGATAGTGAACGTCGTGGAAAGCGACCTTTTCTCTAACATATCAGGTAAGTTCGACCTCATCATATTCAACCCCCCTTATCTAAGGGGGGAGGCCAAGACCGATGAGGACAGGGCGTGGGCGGGCGGGGCCGAGGGCACCGATGTGCTGCATAGGTTCCTCGTCGAGGCCGTCGAGCATTTGACGGAAGGGGGAAGGATCTTGATTATCACCTCCTCCGACATGGACCAGGGAAGCTTGGACAAGGTCCTGAGGGACTTCTCTGTCAAGGAGCTCTCGTCGATGCGGCTCTTTTTCGAAGAGCTTAAGGTGCTGGAGCTCAGGCCTTCTCCTTCGAAAGGAAAAGTTCGATCCTTCTTCTGA